Proteins encoded in a region of the Clostridiisalibacter paucivorans DSM 22131 genome:
- a CDS encoding purine-nucleoside phosphorylase encodes MKTLIEKIKETENFLKDRVDFKPDIGLILGSGLGTLANEIESPIILKYEEIPNFPISTVEGHEGKLYFGYLEGKKVVAMQGRFHYYEGYTMKEVTFPVRVMKSLGIEMLLVTNACGGMNKELYPGALMLIEDHINFMGYNPLIGTNYNELGPRFPDMSRAYDSELISLAERVAQNLEIEVKKGVYAAVSGPYYFSRAELRMLRNIGGDTIGMSTVPEVIVANHSKIKVLGISCITDMAIADEIESISHEQVVEVANKTRPKFIKLVKGILNEVYL; translated from the coding sequence ATGAAAACATTAATTGAAAAAATAAAAGAAACAGAAAACTTTTTAAAAGATAGAGTGGATTTTAAACCAGATATAGGATTAATATTAGGTTCAGGATTGGGAACATTGGCTAATGAAATAGAATCTCCTATAATATTAAAATATGAAGAAATACCTAACTTTCCTATATCTACTGTTGAAGGTCATGAAGGCAAGTTATATTTTGGTTATTTAGAAGGAAAAAAGGTTGTGGCAATGCAAGGAAGATTTCATTATTATGAAGGTTATACAATGAAAGAAGTAACATTTCCAGTAAGAGTTATGAAATCATTAGGCATAGAAATGCTTTTAGTAACTAATGCATGTGGTGGTATGAATAAAGAGCTCTATCCAGGAGCCCTAATGTTAATAGAAGATCATATAAATTTCATGGGCTATAATCCATTAATAGGAACAAATTACAATGAATTGGGACCAAGATTTCCCGATATGTCAAGGGCCTATGATAGTGAATTAATTAGTTTAGCTGAAAGAGTAGCACAAAATTTAGAAATAGAAGTAAAAAAAGGAGTCTATGCAGCAGTTAGTGGTCCATATTACTTCTCAAGAGCTGAACTTAGAATGCTTAGAAATATAGGAGGAGACACTATAGGTATGTCTACCGTTCCAGAGGTTATTGTGGCAAATCATTCTAAAATCAAAGTGTTAGGTATATCATGTATTACTGACATGGCCATTGCAGATGAAATAGAATCCATAAGTCATGAACAAGTAGTAGAGGTTGCCAATAAAACCAGACCTAAATTTATAAAATTAGTGAAAGGAATATTAAATGAGGTGTATTTATAG
- a CDS encoding purine-nucleoside phosphorylase: MSLKKIMESKEYLEKRFKKSPEIAMILGSGLGVLADEIKDKIIIKYEDIPNFPKSTVKGHKGQLVFGELMGKKVIAMQGRFHYYEGYDMKQVVFPVRVMNMLGAKKLLVTNAAGGVNKNFKPGDLMIIEDHINFAFNNPLIGKNHNDLGPRFPDMSHAYSADFIDIALETAKEIELQIKKGTYMFLTGPTYETPAEVKVASYLGADAVGMSTVPEVISAVHMKMKVLGISCITNMAAGILDKPLDHKEVIETSERIKDQFIMLTKNIIKKL; encoded by the coding sequence TTGAGTTTGAAAAAGATAATGGAGAGTAAAGAATATCTAGAAAAAAGATTTAAAAAATCTCCTGAAATAGCAATGATTTTAGGTTCAGGATTAGGAGTTTTAGCAGATGAAATAAAGGATAAAATAATAATTAAATATGAAGATATACCAAATTTCCCAAAATCAACAGTAAAGGGACATAAAGGTCAGTTAGTTTTTGGGGAGCTTATGGGAAAAAAAGTGATTGCTATGCAGGGAAGGTTTCACTATTACGAAGGCTATGATATGAAACAAGTAGTCTTTCCAGTGAGAGTGATGAATATGTTAGGGGCAAAAAAACTATTAGTAACCAATGCTGCTGGAGGGGTAAATAAAAATTTCAAACCAGGAGACTTAATGATTATAGAAGACCATATAAATTTTGCTTTTAATAATCCTTTAATAGGAAAAAATCATAATGATTTAGGTCCTAGGTTTCCAGATATGTCTCATGCATATAGTGCTGATTTTATAGATATAGCTTTAGAAACTGCAAAAGAAATAGAATTACAAATTAAAAAAGGTACTTATATGTTTTTAACTGGTCCAACATATGAGACTCCTGCAGAAGTAAAAGTAGCTTCATACTTAGGAGCAGATGCGGTGGGGATGTCTACAGTACCAGAAGTTATATCTGCTGTTCATATGAAAATGAAAGTTTTAGGGATCTCTTGTATAACGAATATGGCTGCTGGTATATTAGACAAACCTCTTGACCATAAAGAAGTAATTGAAACTTCGGAAAGAATCAAAGATCAATTTATTATGCTTACTAAAAATATTATAAAAAAATTATAA
- the xerD gene encoding site-specific tyrosine recombinase XerD, translating to MNDVLYGFIDYLLYEKELSQNTIESYKRDLEQFITYLSTIDTPIEQFTKTNVIKYMMILKKRGKATSTVSRSLASLRSFCQYLINIGILNKDPTINLKSPKQEKKLPDILTHSEVELLLSQPSNDTSKGVRDKAMLELLYAAGIRVTELVSLNLEDINLDVGFVIGGKNSSNERVIPIGKISIEVLSKYIKDYRDILIKNDNEKALFVNYYGNRLTRQGFWKIIKYYTKKANIDKKITPHTLRHSFAAHLIQNGADLKSVQEMLGHSDISTTQIYTKIENNKIKDVYKKNHPRA from the coding sequence ATGAATGATGTATTATATGGATTTATTGATTATTTGTTGTATGAGAAAGAGTTATCTCAAAACACTATAGAATCTTATAAAAGAGATTTAGAACAGTTTATTACATATCTAAGTACTATTGATACACCAATAGAACAATTTACAAAAACTAATGTTATAAAGTATATGATGATTTTGAAAAAAAGGGGAAAGGCTACATCAACAGTATCTCGGTCACTAGCCTCTTTAAGGTCTTTCTGTCAATATCTTATTAATATAGGTATATTAAATAAAGATCCAACTATCAATTTAAAATCTCCAAAGCAAGAAAAAAAACTTCCAGATATACTTACTCATAGTGAAGTAGAGCTATTATTAAGTCAACCTAGTAATGATACATCAAAAGGAGTAAGGGATAAAGCTATGTTAGAGTTACTATATGCTGCTGGCATAAGAGTAACAGAGTTAGTATCTTTAAACTTAGAAGATATAAATTTAGATGTTGGATTTGTTATCGGAGGAAAAAATTCTTCTAATGAAAGAGTTATACCTATAGGTAAGATATCAATTGAAGTTTTAAGTAAATACATAAAAGATTATAGAGATATCCTGATTAAGAATGATAATGAAAAGGCTCTTTTTGTAAATTATTATGGAAATAGGCTTACTCGTCAAGGATTTTGGAAGATAATAAAATATTACACCAAAAAGGCCAATATAGATAAAAAAATAACGCCCCATACTCTGAGACATTCCTTTGCTGCTCATCTTATACAAAATGGAGCAGATCTTAAATCAGTTCAGGAAATGTTAGGGCATTCAGACATATCTACAACACAAATATATACTAAAATTGAAAATAATAAAATAAAAGATGTTTACAAAAAGAATCATCCAAGGGCATGA
- the spoIIM gene encoding stage II sporulation protein M, whose protein sequence is MINNIMNFVYKHFKSNIFLYFLILVFFMVGISIGAILINAIGINEKNQLINFINTLFNVLENDSLEPLNIFKYSYKNNIISIILIWVMGIIIIGVPLILFIVMLKGVALGFTVGILFTEFGMKGLIFALLTIVPQNIFIIPSIIIASVLSINFALKTINLRINNTKRISFRKRCITFTSIIILLSLLLIIGGLIEGYFTPVFMKIVLKTM, encoded by the coding sequence TTGATAAACAACATTATGAATTTTGTATACAAGCATTTTAAAAGTAATATTTTTTTGTATTTCTTAATTCTAGTTTTTTTTATGGTTGGTATTTCAATAGGGGCTATTTTAATAAATGCTATAGGAATTAATGAAAAAAATCAATTAATAAATTTTATAAATACACTTTTCAATGTTTTAGAGAATGATAGTTTGGAACCTTTAAATATATTTAAATATTCATATAAAAATAATATAATTAGTATTATTCTTATATGGGTTATGGGAATAATAATAATAGGTGTACCACTAATATTATTTATAGTAATGTTAAAAGGTGTAGCACTAGGCTTTACTGTAGGCATATTATTTACCGAATTTGGCATGAAAGGCTTAATTTTTGCATTATTAACCATTGTACCTCAAAATATCTTTATAATTCCTAGTATAATTATTGCATCAGTTCTGTCTATAAATTTCGCATTAAAAACTATCAATTTAAGAATAAATAATACAAAAAGAATAAGCTTTCGAAAAAGATGTATTACATTTACTTCTATAATTATACTATTATCTTTATTATTGATTATAGGTGGGCTTATTGAAGGATACTTTACTCCTGTTTTTATGAAAATAGTATTAAAAACCATGTAA
- a CDS encoding NUDIX hydrolase, translated as MAHIEKTMKSEKIYEGKIVNLRIDTVELPDKKYSKREIVEHPGAVAIIAVNEKNELIMVKQYRKAVEDELYEIPAGKIEIGEDPKSCAIRELKEETGYTPENIDYILEFFTSPGFSNEKLYLFMATGLNEGEATPDIDEYIDVVKLKIEDLLTMIEEGKILDSKTIIAILLAKKFACEKE; from the coding sequence ATGGCCCATATTGAAAAGACTATGAAGTCTGAAAAAATATATGAGGGTAAAATAGTAAATTTAAGAATAGATACTGTGGAATTGCCTGATAAAAAATATTCTAAAAGAGAAATAGTAGAGCATCCTGGTGCAGTTGCTATAATAGCTGTAAATGAAAAAAATGAGTTAATTATGGTAAAGCAATATAGAAAAGCAGTTGAAGATGAATTATACGAAATACCCGCAGGAAAAATAGAAATTGGAGAAGATCCAAAGAGTTGTGCCATTAGAGAATTAAAAGAAGAAACAGGATATACACCTGAAAATATAGATTATATTTTAGAATTTTTCACATCACCAGGATTTAGTAATGAAAAACTTTATTTATTCATGGCTACTGGATTAAATGAAGGAGAAGCAACTCCTGATATAGATGAATATATTGATGTTGTTAAGCTTAAAATAGAAGATTTACTGACAATGATAGAAGAAGGCAAAATACTTGATAGCAAGACAATAATAGCTATCCTTTTAGCTAAAAAGTTTGCATGTGAAAAAGAATAA
- a CDS encoding DUF3866 family protein, with protein MINFKEGIVIKIVESYDNITIVNVSIDEKISKAINYNKLNGKIEVGDKVILNTTAMDISLGTGGYHFIVYNYSFRNDYKCQGHIMKLRYTPFQMRCFTAEEKNTQYEDVFNKFDTLNKSIVIVGTLHSMVGPIAAMLKYLMPSINITYIMTDGGALPIYLSSNIRELKKKELIDNTITIGHAFGGDMECINIYSGLIAAKHIFKDDVTIVAMGPGIVGTGTKYGFSGIEQGQIIDAVNNLDGTSITVPRISFSDTRQRHRGISHHTITNLTNIMCTKTNLVLPYLKFKKRKIIKKQIIYNEIHKKHNVLYENGKDINEILDRYDLNITTMGRNFEKDKEYFFSLGAVGRWVIHFMNCHKTNTTLQKTSK; from the coding sequence CTGATAAATTTTAAAGAAGGTATAGTCATAAAAATTGTTGAATCCTATGATAATATAACTATCGTCAATGTATCAATAGATGAAAAAATTTCTAAGGCTATAAATTACAATAAATTAAATGGCAAAATAGAAGTTGGTGATAAAGTAATATTGAACACTACAGCAATGGATATTTCATTAGGTACAGGGGGATATCATTTTATAGTATATAATTATTCTTTTAGAAATGATTATAAATGTCAAGGACATATAATGAAATTAAGATATACTCCATTTCAAATGAGATGTTTTACAGCTGAAGAAAAAAATACACAATATGAAGATGTCTTTAATAAATTTGATACACTTAATAAATCTATAGTAATAGTAGGTACTTTGCACAGCATGGTAGGTCCAATAGCTGCAATGTTAAAATATTTAATGCCTAGTATCAACATAACATATATAATGACCGATGGCGGTGCTCTACCTATATATCTTAGTTCTAATATAAGAGAACTTAAAAAAAAAGAATTAATAGATAATACAATAACTATAGGTCATGCCTTTGGAGGAGATATGGAATGTATAAATATATATTCAGGTTTAATTGCTGCTAAACATATATTTAAAGATGATGTTACTATAGTAGCTATGGGACCAGGTATAGTAGGAACTGGTACCAAATATGGCTTTTCAGGTATAGAACAAGGACAAATTATAGATGCAGTAAATAATTTAGATGGCACAAGTATTACAGTTCCCAGGATAAGTTTTTCTGATACTAGACAACGGCATAGGGGAATTAGTCATCATACTATAACTAATCTTACTAATATCATGTGTACAAAAACAAATTTAGTTTTACCCTATCTAAAGTTTAAAAAAAGAAAAATTATAAAAAAACAGATAATATATAATGAAATTCATAAAAAACATAATGTTTTATATGAAAATGGTAAAGACATAAATGAAATTCTTGACAGATATGATTTAAACATAACTACAATGGGAAGAAATTTTGAAAAAGATAAAGAATATTTTTTTAGTTTAGGAGCAGTAGGTAGATGGGTAATTCATTTTATGAATTGTCATAAAACAAATACTACTTTACAAAAGACTTCAAAGTAA
- a CDS encoding glycosyltransferase family 2 protein: protein MEKNNIIALIPVFNEEKTIRNTILGIINLKIIDRILVIDDGSTDNTIEKIKDLNVKIIKLKKNMGKGYAIKKGLESLYNINFSYLVLLDGDLSNTSKEILKLLKPVLDKKADVSIAKITANKKGGLGLVKSLAKYGTYFYTKCTLESVLSGQRVYKKEVINNIHYIPNGYGVETAMTIDILNSGHSIIEVPVNMKHRETGRDLKGFMHRGKQFISILYTLIIIFIRRCNNAYI from the coding sequence ATGGAAAAAAACAATATTATAGCATTGATACCGGTTTTTAATGAAGAAAAAACTATAAGAAATACTATATTAGGTATAATAAATCTAAAAATTATAGATAGAATTTTAGTGATTGATGATGGTTCTACTGATAATACTATAGAAAAAATAAAAGATCTGAATGTTAAAATAATAAAATTAAAAAAGAATATGGGAAAAGGTTATGCTATTAAAAAGGGTCTGGAAAGTTTATACAATATAAATTTTAGCTATCTTGTATTATTAGATGGAGATTTATCAAATACTAGTAAAGAAATATTAAAGCTATTAAAACCTGTATTAGATAAAAAAGCAGATGTTTCTATTGCAAAAATTACAGCAAATAAAAAAGGTGGATTAGGACTGGTAAAAAGTTTAGCCAAATATGGAACATATTTTTATACAAAATGTACCTTGGAGTCAGTATTATCTGGTCAAAGAGTTTATAAAAAAGAAGTAATAAATAATATACATTATATTCCAAATGGTTATGGTGTGGAAACAGCTATGACTATAGATATATTAAATTCTGGACATAGTATAATAGAAGTCCCTGTTAATATGAAACATAGGGAAACAGGTAGAGACCTAAAAGGATTTATGCATAGAGGAAAACAATTTATAAGTATATTATATACTTTGATAATCATATTTATTAGAAGGTGCAATAATGCTTATATATGA
- the steA gene encoding putative cytokinetic ring protein SteA, producing the protein MITGQVKKDKITKKLIKRLKPQNIALIKHKDLDELSAISLLNSKVKCIINAEPTISGKFLNQGPKILANKGMPIYELDNSNFFEKINENDIIKIEKNAVFCNNQFLCNCKLIKDKDINTMEKVAKNNMENQFLNFVNNTIFYANKEKEYILEKYNLSHISTEFKNKEVLIISRGRFYNEDLNMVSKYIKYKSPILIGVDGGGDALLNIGFNPDVLIGDMDSVSDQCLKESKEILVHTYMNGNAPGLKRLKKLKIPSKLLSLPGTSEDAAIMLAYKQEASFIYLLGSHNNMIDFLEKGREGMGSTFLVRLLAGHKIIDLKGIHKLMEYTNNDYIYYH; encoded by the coding sequence ATGATAACAGGTCAAGTTAAAAAAGATAAAATAACAAAAAAATTAATAAAAAGATTAAAACCTCAAAATATAGCACTTATAAAACATAAAGATTTAGATGAATTATCTGCTATATCTTTATTAAATAGTAAAGTTAAATGTATTATAAATGCAGAGCCTACAATTAGTGGGAAATTCCTTAATCAAGGTCCTAAAATATTGGCAAATAAAGGTATGCCCATATATGAATTAGATAATAGTAATTTCTTTGAAAAAATTAATGAGAATGACATTATTAAAATTGAAAAAAATGCTGTTTTCTGCAATAATCAATTTTTATGTAATTGTAAATTAATAAAAGACAAAGATATAAATACAATGGAAAAAGTAGCTAAAAATAATATGGAAAATCAATTTTTAAATTTTGTAAATAATACAATTTTTTATGCAAATAAAGAAAAAGAATATATATTAGAAAAATATAATCTAAGTCATATTAGTACTGAATTTAAAAATAAGGAAGTTCTAATCATAAGTAGAGGAAGGTTTTATAATGAAGATTTAAATATGGTGTCAAAGTACATCAAATATAAAAGTCCTATATTGATTGGAGTAGATGGCGGTGGAGATGCCCTATTAAATATAGGATTTAATCCTGATGTATTGATTGGAGATATGGATAGTGTATCCGATCAATGCTTAAAAGAATCTAAGGAAATACTTGTTCATACATATATGAATGGCAATGCTCCAGGATTAAAGAGATTAAAGAAATTAAAAATCCCATCAAAATTATTATCATTACCTGGTACAAGTGAAGATGCAGCCATAATGCTTGCTTATAAGCAAGAAGCATCATTTATATATCTTCTGGGTTCTCATAATAATATGATTGATTTCCTTGAAAAAGGAAGAGAGGGAATGGGAAGTACTTTTTTAGTTAGGTTGTTAGCAGGACATAAAATAATAGATTTAAAGGGAATACATAAATTGATGGAATATACAAATAATGATTATATTTATTATCATTGA